The genomic region GCTAGTTTGGGGCCTGGATTTTGTTCAGTAGCTAGCCAATGTATGCAGTCCTCGAGACGGCAGACCTGGAAACTCCGCTAGAGGATGGAAGTATAGACGATAGATAGCCAAGCCAACGACATAAGCCAAAAAAGCAGCAATGCCGGCAAGAACGATCGAAAAAGTCGCCATTCTGCACGAGTCGTTCACTCAGGTCACAGCCTTGGTAGCACAAATTTGGAACGCAACATCTCAACTCCCCTTCCAGATAAGAGAGCACGAGCACTCTGCAGCCGCCCCACCACGTCGCCTGTCGTCTCCATCCTTGATCACCATCAAGGAACGCGCATAGCGCCTCGGAGCGTTGCGTTCGTAGCTCACGGTCCGATGGCACCCTGCAGTAGAGTAGGGACAGCTCTAGATCTGGCCGCCTCTCCGCGAGACATCTGCAGACGATATCTTGAGCGACCAATACGGCGGCCGGTATTTCACGAACGTGCCGTGCCTCATGCAGTGCAAGCTGAGGTCGGCTCCGGCTCGTTTTTGCCGTGGTGTGGGAGGTGTGGGGCGATGTCCGGAGACTTCAATGGTTGCCATTCATGTTGCCTGCTGCTCTTTCCTGGACGAACAGCTTGATACCGACGCAGTGGTTCAGACGTTGGGAGCGGCGCGGGTGGAAGGATCGAAGCTGATGAGGCGTTTCTTCTTTTGACAATGACCTTGTTGACGTTTGGATTGTTTCACAGTTTAGGAGCTTAGCTTTGTTTGTTGGACCACGAAAGCCTGAGGATGGGAGATGCGCCACTGCAGCAGCCTTTGCTTACTGCAGCTCTCGATGTCGATAATGATGTATGTTACAAGGGAGCTGGCAAGCAAGACTTTGAAGCTCACCGCTTTCACAGAGCTCGAACGGCGACTCTGGCCTCGGCTCAGATGTAGATTCCATCGAGAGTGCATCTCTGGCATCGTCGATATTCGGGTACAGATACGAGAATGGACGACGATAGTATGTCCAAGGCAGCACGTTCTCAAGCGCATGAGCTGTGACTGACGGAGCGTCAGTCATGCCTTTCGAGAAGGCAACTACCTCTTGCCTAATGATGCCGAGGAGCAAGATCGGCTGGACTTGCAGTGAGTCCTTTAGAAGAATTTGGATTTGATGGGAATCAACAAGAAGGTGCTGGTGCTGATACGATGTGCCTCTGTCAGACATCACATCTACAGACTCGCCCTTCGAGGAAGTCTACACAGAGCACCGATTGGTCCTGACATCAAACGAGCCCTCGACTTCGGCACAGGGACAGGCATATGGGCCATCGACCTCGCAGATGAACGGCCAGACTGCGAAGTGATAGGCACCGATCTGAGTCCTATCCAGCCAGGCTGGTAAGACAGTCACTTTACTGTCGTCATGATCTTGACTCTGATCTCTCTCCTCTCGAACAGGCTTCCACCCAACTGCAAATTCTACATAGACGACATCGAATCCGCCTGGCCTTGGCTACCCCAcgaagccttcgactacATCCACGGCCGCGGCATGGGCGGCAGCATCTCAGACTGGCCACTCCTCTACTCTCGTGCTCTCGAGCATCTCAAGGTAACACACCTCCACAGACTTCCAACTTCATGCAAACTAACATCATGACGCAGCCCGGCGGCTGGCTCGAAATGCAAGAATACGAAGCCTGGATCTCCTCAGACGACGACCCCCTCCTCACCAAAGCACC from Fulvia fulva chromosome 2, complete sequence harbors:
- a CDS encoding Methyltransferase pytC, which translates into the protein MGDAPLQQPLLTAALDVDNDSSNGDSGLGSDVDSIESASLASSIFGYRYENGRRYHAFREGNYLLPNDAEEQDRLDLQLALRGSLHRAPIGPDIKRALDFGTGTGIWAIDLADERPDCEVIGTDLSPIQPGWLPPNCKFYIDDIESAWPWLPHEAFDYIHGRGMGGSISDWPLLYSRALEHLKPGGWLEMQEYEAWISSDDDPLLTKAPHTKQWQELIDEASTKFGKRMNVASQQKSWIEAAGFEDVTDDVVKVPIGPWAKDRKLKEIGRYQREHMIACVEAFTLAPLTRVLGWRAEEAQVLMAGVRAEFSNPKLHLLTIFHYVYGRKPMA